The bacterium genome segment ATATTGAAGAATGGAAGCGAGTACTGAGTATCAATTTGGATTCAGTGTTTCTCTGCTTGAATGTCCTTGCTCCAGGAATGGTAGAAAGAAGAAGTGGGCGGATAATTGTTTACTCGGCATGCTTAGGGCGGATGTCTGGACCTGGTAATGCTGGCGGCTTAGCTCCATACCGAATCTCTAAAGCAGGAGTAAATGCACTTGTGAGAAATTTCGCCCATGAGACTGGTTTGGGTTCCCGCGGGTTTCTAGTTGATGCGGTCTGTCCGAATCACACTCGTACGGATATGGGTGGTGCAAATGCGCCTCGAAGTGTCGAGGAAGGTGCAGAAACAGCAATTTGGTTAGCAAGTCGTGAGTTTGATCCATCAACCAATCAAACCGGCGTCCTATGGGAAGACCGGAAAGTTATTCCTTGGTAAGTAAGGCTTTGCTATCTAATGTTGATGTCGCGATCATATGTGGGACGGTAAGTGCCCAGACAACTACCAAAAGTGACCACAATAGTGACGATGTTAAGCCGTGATGATTGAAGAGCGCTAAGCCCAATCCAACAACTACTGTCCCCGCTAACGCCGGTAGCCCAGGAATAACAGCAGAAGTAAACGTTCGCCGCAGGTCTTCTAATGCCGATGCTTCTTGGGATTTTGGTAAAAGTGAAGTGAGTCGAGCAGTATGACGGAGCGCATGCCAACATCCGAAATAAAAGGAGAAAGCAATCAATGGTGGCGTAAGAAAGGCCAGCGCGCCAAGTAAGACTAGATCGGTTACATTCCTAAATTCCCGATTTAACGCTAGAGCAATAATTGCAAGTATTGCCAAACCAGAAACTGCTTTCTTCAGGTCTTCGGCATAAACTCCCGCCCAGTTTATTAATTCTGGATTCACACGATTTAACGCGCTCGAGCTATTATTTTGGACGAGTGGGATTATCACCGGTAGCAATCCGGCAGGAATTGCATAAAAGAACTTTCGAATCAAAGGCGAAGGTTTGCGATTACTCAGTTGGTCGTACTCAGAGATAAATGAAGCGTCTCCAATGCCGAAATGAAGAGCGCTCATCCAAACGATCACTTGAAAGCCAATTACATTCCACTTCAGGATAGCTAGCACTGCAATTGCTGCAATCAGAATATAGATGAGGACAAAAGCTATAAAACGCCATCGGCTCGTCCTCGGAATCGTAATGAGATGATCCACTGCCCCATGGGGTATCCCAA includes the following:
- a CDS encoding SDR family NAD(P)-dependent oxidoreductase, with the translated sequence IEEWKRVLSINLDSVFLCLNVLAPGMVERRSGRIIVYSACLGRMSGPGNAGGLAPYRISKAGVNALVRNFAHETGLGSRGFLVDAVCPNHTRTDMGGANAPRSVEEGAETAIWLASREFDPSTNQTGVLWEDRKVIPW
- a CDS encoding Brp/Blh family beta-carotene 15,15'-dioxygenase, with the protein product MNSVPKRLFLRVRLFSNLAILFAVVVSLFFRTVIDESNLSWQVLLSVLALMVGIPHGAVDHLITIPRTSRWRFIAFVLIYILIAAIAVLAILKWNVIGFQVIVWMSALHFGIGDASFISEYDQLSNRKPSPLIRKFFYAIPAGLLPVIIPLVQNNSSSALNRVNPELINWAGVYAEDLKKAVSGLAILAIIALALNREFRNVTDLVLLGALAFLTPPLIAFSFYFGCWHALRHTARLTSLLPKSQEASALEDLRRTFTSAVIPGLPALAGTVVVGLGLALFNHHGLTSSLLWSLLVVVWALTVPHMIATSTLDSKALLTKE